A portion of the Deinococcus terrestris genome contains these proteins:
- a CDS encoding flavin reductase family protein, with the protein MTTPATDGIPPFEFRQTLGRFASGVTVITAADGEERRGMTASAFVSVSLAPPLILVSVDHRAQMHALLSRPEVGRFGVSILSAAQRPLSDHFAGRPGPEEAVPWFTHEGLPLIGGSVAQLVCRKQEVIAAGDHTLYLGLVEYARYTDDDPLVYFRGQYHELV; encoded by the coding sequence ATGACCACTCCCGCCACGGACGGTATTCCTCCCTTCGAGTTCCGGCAGACGCTGGGGCGGTTCGCCAGCGGCGTGACCGTCATCACGGCGGCGGACGGGGAGGAGCGGCGGGGCATGACGGCGAGTGCGTTCGTGTCGGTGAGCCTGGCCCCGCCGCTGATTCTGGTCAGCGTGGACCACCGCGCCCAGATGCACGCGCTGCTCTCGCGGCCCGAGGTGGGGCGCTTCGGCGTGAGCATCCTCTCGGCGGCGCAGCGCCCCCTCAGCGACCATTTCGCCGGACGCCCCGGCCCGGAGGAGGCGGTGCCGTGGTTTACCCACGAGGGCCTGCCCCTGATCGGCGGCAGCGTGGCGCAGCTCGTGTGCCGCAAGCAGGAGGTGATCGCGGCGGGGGACCACACCCTCTACCTGGGGCTGGTCGAGTACGCCCGCTACACCGACGACGACCCGCTGGTGTACTTCCGGGGCCAGTACCACGAGCTGGTCTGA
- a CDS encoding ABC transporter ATP-binding protein produces MPSTPDPATLGPGVTRRLYGLLTPYRRTVGWGLLLLVGSVAAELYPPLVWIRVVDQGIPARDWTFIGGQLALLVGVFGLQQLLSAWRGLLLERAGQQLTLDLRLSVYRKLQGQSASYFESQRTGDLIARVTGDVDAIQDVLVRGTDAVLANALRLIGVVAIFIALQPLLGVLVTLPMLAVALMLRRYARTVRPAYRAARTRLGDLTALITDRLGGVRVVQGFARERAEEQRVAALAGELYAEQVKAVALRNRAFPLARFVANFGNVLMLGGGAWLILAGQFTLGGLLAYRGYGRYFYGPIDDLVNIGDLLQRAEASGRRVFEVLDAPVTVAQKPDARPLPEPARGEVRFEGVTFGYDPARPVLRDVTLTIPAGQRVAVLGASGAGKSTLLSLVPRGHDPLEGRVLLDGIDVRDLTLESLRTHAVTMLQDTFLFHDTVLENVRYARPDATDTEVEAALEAAYALEFVRALPQGLATVVGERGVRLSGGQRQRLAIARTLLARPTVLLLDEPTSAVDAESEAVVVAALGRLMRGRTALIVTHRLSLARTSDRVLVLEGGRVVEDGPPDVLRARNGAYAALERAARGLDGTLPGEWPEDLPLPADPVLRVPSDS; encoded by the coding sequence GTGCCTTCCACCCCCGACCCCGCCACGCTCGGCCCCGGCGTGACCCGCCGCCTCTACGGGCTGCTCACGCCCTACCGCCGCACGGTGGGCTGGGGACTGCTGCTCCTCGTGGGCAGCGTGGCCGCCGAGCTGTACCCGCCGCTGGTGTGGATTCGGGTGGTGGACCAGGGGATTCCGGCGCGGGACTGGACCTTCATCGGGGGACAGCTCGCCCTGCTGGTGGGCGTGTTCGGGTTGCAACAACTGCTCTCGGCGTGGCGCGGGCTGCTGCTGGAGCGGGCCGGGCAGCAGCTCACGCTGGACCTGCGCCTGAGCGTGTACCGCAAGCTTCAGGGCCAGTCGGCGAGCTATTTCGAGTCGCAGCGCACCGGGGACCTGATCGCCCGCGTGACCGGGGACGTGGACGCGATTCAGGACGTGCTGGTGCGCGGCACGGACGCGGTGCTGGCGAATGCCCTGCGCCTGATCGGGGTGGTCGCCATCTTCATCGCGTTGCAACCGCTTCTCGGCGTGCTCGTCACGCTGCCCATGCTCGCCGTCGCCCTGATGCTGCGGCGCTACGCCCGCACGGTGCGGCCCGCCTACCGCGCGGCGCGGACCCGGCTGGGCGACCTCACCGCGCTCATCACCGACCGGCTGGGCGGCGTGCGGGTGGTGCAGGGCTTCGCGCGGGAGCGGGCCGAGGAGCAGCGGGTGGCCGCGCTCGCGGGCGAGCTGTACGCGGAACAGGTCAAGGCGGTCGCCCTGCGCAACCGCGCCTTTCCGCTGGCCCGCTTCGTGGCGAACTTCGGGAACGTCTTGATGCTGGGCGGTGGCGCGTGGCTGATCCTGGCGGGGCAGTTCACGCTGGGCGGGCTGCTGGCCTACCGGGGCTATGGGCGCTACTTCTACGGCCCGATTGACGACCTCGTGAATATCGGGGACCTGCTGCAACGCGCCGAGGCGAGCGGGCGGCGGGTTTTCGAGGTGCTGGACGCGCCCGTGACGGTGGCCCAGAAGCCGGACGCGCGGCCCCTCCCCGAACCCGCGCGGGGCGAAGTCCGCTTCGAGGGCGTGACCTTCGGCTACGACCCTGCCCGCCCAGTGCTGCGGGACGTGACGCTCACCATACCGGCGGGGCAGCGGGTGGCGGTGCTGGGAGCGTCAGGCGCGGGCAAAAGCACGCTGCTCTCGCTGGTTCCGCGTGGGCATGACCCCCTGGAGGGCCGGGTGCTGCTCGACGGGATAGACGTGCGCGACCTCACGCTGGAGAGCCTGCGGACCCACGCGGTCACCATGCTGCAGGACACCTTCCTCTTTCACGACACGGTGCTGGAGAACGTGCGCTACGCCCGCCCCGACGCGACCGACACGGAGGTCGAGGCCGCGCTGGAGGCCGCCTACGCGCTGGAGTTCGTGCGGGCGCTCCCGCAGGGTCTGGCGACGGTGGTGGGCGAGCGCGGGGTGCGCCTCAGCGGAGGTCAGCGCCAGCGCCTCGCCATCGCGCGGACGCTGCTGGCGCGGCCCACCGTGCTGCTGCTGGACGAACCGACCAGCGCGGTGGACGCCGAGAGCGAGGCCGTCGTGGTGGCGGCCCTGGGGCGGCTGATGCGGGGGCGCACCGCCCTGATCGTGACCCACCGCCTCAGCCTCGCGCGGACCTCCGACCGGGTGCTCGTGCTGGAGGGAGGCCGCGTCGTGGAGGACGGCCCGCCCGACGTGCTGCGGGCACGGAACGGGGCCTACGCCGCGCTGGAACGGGCCGCGCGGGGGCTGGATGGCACGCTGCCGGGCGAGTGGCCGGAGGATCTGCCGCTGCCCGCCGACCCCGTCCTGCGGGTTCCGTCCGATTCCTGA
- a CDS encoding CobW family GTP-binding protein, with the protein MTLPAARPDDRIPVLVIGGFLGAGKTTLVNHLIRSLPHRLGVIVNEFGATGVDGGLIERLQDDVTELTAGCLCCTGRDDLLRSLVTIGMREQKPDAVLVELSGVADPTPVLTTLLERSVRAAFRVTTLVAVVDARHVLQTLREHPEAARQLAYANVIVLNKTDLADPVRLDHAEEVLRGVNPLARVVRVERGQLDADALLARDDFDPRTLEGAAPVAHTPGLTSFTLRSDAPLDPYRWQRFMTDLILSRPAEVLRVKGTLSLLGYPHPVLFQAVRDLFTADAWEGEPGASELVFIGRGLDRAEYEAAFAGCVAERA; encoded by the coding sequence ATGACCCTGCCCGCCGCCCGCCCCGACGACCGCATTCCCGTCCTCGTGATCGGCGGCTTTCTGGGCGCGGGCAAGACGACGCTGGTGAATCACCTGATTCGCTCGCTCCCGCACCGCCTCGGCGTGATTGTCAACGAGTTCGGGGCAACGGGGGTGGACGGTGGCCTGATTGAGAGGTTGCAGGACGACGTGACCGAGCTGACCGCCGGGTGCCTGTGCTGCACGGGCCGCGACGATCTGCTGCGCTCGCTGGTGACCATCGGCATGCGGGAGCAGAAGCCCGACGCGGTGCTCGTCGAGCTGAGCGGGGTGGCCGACCCCACGCCCGTCCTGACCACCCTGCTGGAGCGGTCGGTGCGGGCGGCCTTCCGCGTCACCACCCTCGTCGCCGTGGTGGACGCCCGGCACGTCCTCCAGACCCTGCGCGAGCACCCCGAGGCGGCGCGGCAACTCGCCTACGCCAACGTGATCGTGCTGAACAAGACCGACCTCGCGGACCCGGTGCGCCTCGACCACGCGGAGGAGGTGCTGCGCGGGGTCAATCCCCTCGCCCGCGTGGTGCGGGTGGAGCGGGGGCAACTCGACGCCGACGCTCTGCTCGCCCGCGACGACTTCGACCCCCGCACCCTGGAGGGGGCCGCGCCCGTGGCCCACACGCCGGGCCTGACCTCCTTCACCCTGCGCTCGGACGCGCCGCTGGACCCCTACCGCTGGCAACGCTTCATGACCGACCTCATCCTCTCGCGCCCCGCCGAGGTGCTGCGGGTCAAGGGCACCCTCTCGCTGCTGGGGTACCCCCACCCGGTGCTGTTTCAGGCGGTGCGTGACCTGTTCACCGCTGACGCCTGGGAGGGCGAGCCGGGAGCGTCCGAACTCGTCTTTATCGGGCGGGGGCTGGACCGGGCGGAGTATGAGGCGGCGTTTGCCGGGTGCGTGGCGGAGCGGGCATAA
- a CDS encoding PaaI family thioesterase, giving the protein MTLHPDLQMPTPGELDTLTPEDLAARMNGLSGTLGERLGIQLLTAARERLTARMPVEGNRQPAGRLHGGASLALAEELASVGTWLNLDVRRQVGVGVDVSGTHVRGVSEGFVTAEATLAYRGRTVMVWTVEVRDERGRTTTLARCTCNVVTHGG; this is encoded by the coding sequence ATGACCCTGCACCCGGACCTTCAGATGCCCACCCCTGGCGAACTGGACACGCTGACCCCCGAGGACCTGGCCGCCCGCATGAATGGCCTGTCGGGGACCCTGGGCGAACGGCTGGGCATCCAGCTTCTGACCGCCGCCCGCGAGCGCCTGACCGCCCGGATGCCGGTGGAGGGCAACCGCCAGCCCGCCGGACGGCTGCACGGCGGGGCCAGCCTCGCGCTCGCGGAGGAACTCGCCAGCGTGGGCACCTGGCTGAATCTGGACGTGCGGCGGCAAGTCGGGGTCGGCGTGGATGTGAGCGGCACCCATGTGCGCGGCGTCTCGGAGGGCTTTGTCACCGCCGAGGCCACCCTCGCCTACCGGGGCCGCACGGTGATGGTCTGGACCGTGGAGGTGCGCGACGAGCGGGGCCGGACCACCACGCTGGCGCGGTGCACCTGCAACGTGGTGACCCACGGAGGCTAA
- the csaB gene encoding polysaccharide pyruvyl transferase CsaB: MRVAVSGYYGFGNTGDEAIALAITRELKTAGHTPLLLSNTPSETARTYGSESAPRMQPLGLVGALARSQVLLSGGGGLLQDRTSGRTLTYYLGVIRLARALGKRVVVFNQSVGPLSEEGGRKVASALKGVPLIVRDRGSLETLRGLGLEGRLGGDPALLLTPTPGLTPDPAHVIVAPRGDVTAAAPALAEVVRRLRAEGRRVTALSFMPGHDDAAAQALGADQVLSTRDPQEALDAIAGAGFVVGVRLHAVILAAAAGVPFAGVAYDPKVAGFCADAGAPAHPVTPDAEALTAQALARTAPDWDAVAEMKGRARDSFRWALGG; encoded by the coding sequence GTGAGGGTCGCCGTCAGCGGGTATTACGGGTTCGGGAACACCGGGGACGAGGCCATCGCCCTGGCGATCACGCGGGAGCTGAAGACCGCCGGGCACACGCCGCTGCTGCTGTCGAACACGCCCAGCGAAACGGCGCGGACTTACGGGAGCGAGAGTGCGCCCCGGATGCAGCCGCTGGGCCTCGTCGGGGCGCTGGCCCGCTCCCAGGTGCTGCTCTCGGGCGGCGGCGGCCTGCTGCAAGACAGGACGAGTGGGCGCACGCTGACCTATTACCTAGGCGTGATCCGGCTGGCACGGGCGCTGGGCAAGCGCGTGGTCGTCTTCAACCAGAGCGTCGGCCCACTCAGCGAGGAGGGGGGGCGCAAGGTGGCCTCGGCCCTGAAAGGGGTGCCCCTGATCGTGCGCGACCGGGGCAGCCTGGAGACGCTGCGCGGGCTGGGGCTAGAGGGACGGCTGGGCGGGGACCCGGCACTGCTGCTCACGCCCACGCCGGGCCTGACGCCCGACCCCGCCCACGTGATCGTCGCCCCACGCGGGGATGTGACGGCAGCAGCCCCGGCGCTGGCCGAGGTGGTGCGGCGGCTGCGGGCCGAAGGTCGCCGGGTCACCGCCCTGAGCTTCATGCCGGGCCACGATGACGCGGCGGCGCAGGCCCTCGGTGCCGATCAGGTCCTGAGCACCCGCGACCCGCAAGAAGCGCTGGACGCCATCGCGGGGGCCGGGTTCGTGGTCGGGGTGCGGCTGCACGCGGTCATCCTGGCCGCTGCCGCCGGGGTCCCTTTTGCGGGCGTGGCTTACGACCCCAAAGTCGCGGGCTTCTGCGCGGACGCGGGCGCACCTGCCCACCCCGTCACGCCCGACGCGGAGGCGCTGACCGCTCAGGCCCTCGCCCGCACGGCTCCCGACTGGGATGCAGTGGCTGAGATGAAAGGGCGGGCGCGGGACAGCTTCAGGTGGGCGCTGGGCGGCTGA
- a CDS encoding DUF5693 family protein → MTDPAPTPPPPVRSDLTPPPAPGGALAPATPLPPASRHRLTLPLLGVILLSLIPALGLAWDRVNYERNEKTVALVMDYPALAVQAQRVGLTPQALLDRYKALGVNGVAVYEDVIGNREQRGELYVKRGADLAAENPGEGVNPQWVYMRELKPGALDGLAERYTIPTREVQIAGQTWLEWPTDPSFLPAGPNSKLIADLKAQGLVTVYRPYDDVAVKAPGADWPDVPFVAFTGDEVIGARTPERLAQIDRAMGSRLPALVEGTDQRGLDTLIEDRGGVRTFAMNPSWQNRLNPEEVASKYNLAARERGHRLLYLRPYPTVNETEALLRRTSELLERSGLTVGTPEVRPYEPNATLRWLSLLGPLAAALLLGLSFPLPRLGLLVMAGVTLLAFALNSLDGFQPFAGAALIAAVTFPALGLVLRRSRVTDWFLATGLSLVGVLFVSALGASRESVLGLEPFRGVGLTLLVPLVLVALSFLPRQDLRKTARDLYNSPIRLGDIAVMGLGLAVFALVFLRRGNVSAVGVSDAEAQLRQGLQDSIVRPRFKELAGHPLAIVGLSGALPGYFSPLLILGGVVGQASILNTFSHFHTPLLISAARCFIGLGAGLLLGLIAIPVVKYLLRLWQTWGARGASRQAPATSGESRA, encoded by the coding sequence GTGACCGACCCCGCCCCGACCCCGCCGCCGCCTGTCCGCTCCGACCTCACGCCGCCGCCTGCACCGGGGGGAGCGCTGGCTCCGGCCACGCCGCTGCCGCCCGCGAGCCGCCACCGCCTGACGCTTCCGCTGCTGGGGGTGATCCTGCTCTCGCTGATTCCGGCGCTGGGGCTGGCCTGGGATCGGGTGAATTACGAGCGGAACGAGAAGACGGTCGCGCTGGTCATGGACTACCCGGCGCTGGCGGTGCAGGCGCAGCGGGTGGGTCTGACCCCGCAGGCGCTGCTGGACCGCTACAAAGCGCTGGGCGTCAACGGGGTCGCCGTCTATGAGGACGTGATCGGTAACCGCGAGCAGCGCGGCGAACTGTACGTGAAGCGGGGTGCGGACCTCGCGGCCGAGAACCCCGGCGAGGGGGTCAACCCGCAGTGGGTCTACATGCGCGAGCTGAAGCCAGGAGCGCTGGACGGATTGGCCGAGCGCTACACCATCCCCACGCGGGAGGTGCAGATTGCCGGGCAGACGTGGCTGGAGTGGCCCACCGACCCCAGCTTCCTGCCCGCCGGGCCGAACAGCAAGCTGATCGCGGACCTGAAGGCGCAGGGCCTCGTGACCGTCTACCGCCCCTACGACGACGTGGCGGTCAAGGCCCCCGGCGCGGACTGGCCGGACGTGCCCTTCGTCGCCTTTACCGGGGACGAGGTGATCGGGGCGCGGACGCCCGAGCGGCTGGCACAGATTGACCGGGCGATGGGGAGCCGCCTGCCCGCGCTGGTGGAGGGCACGGATCAGCGCGGCCTGGACACCCTGATTGAGGACCGGGGAGGCGTGCGGACCTTTGCGATGAACCCGTCGTGGCAAAACCGCCTGAACCCAGAGGAGGTCGCCAGCAAGTACAACCTCGCCGCCCGCGAGCGCGGCCACCGCCTGCTGTACCTGCGGCCCTACCCCACCGTGAACGAGACCGAGGCCCTGCTGCGCCGCACCTCCGAGCTGCTGGAGCGCTCGGGCCTGACGGTGGGCACGCCCGAGGTGCGCCCCTACGAACCGAATGCCACCCTGCGCTGGCTGAGCCTGCTGGGACCGCTCGCCGCCGCCCTGCTGCTGGGGCTGAGCTTCCCGCTGCCCCGGCTGGGGCTGCTGGTGATGGCGGGCGTGACCCTGCTGGCATTCGCGCTGAACAGCCTGGACGGGTTCCAGCCCTTCGCGGGCGCGGCGCTGATCGCCGCCGTGACCTTTCCGGCGCTGGGACTGGTGCTGCGGCGCAGCCGGGTGACCGACTGGTTCCTGGCGACGGGCCTGTCACTCGTCGGCGTGTTGTTCGTCTCGGCGCTGGGAGCCAGCCGGGAGAGCGTGCTGGGCCTGGAACCCTTCCGGGGAGTGGGCCTGACCCTGCTGGTGCCGCTGGTGCTGGTGGCCCTGAGCTTCCTGCCCCGGCAGGACCTAAGGAAGACCGCGCGGGACCTTTACAACTCGCCTATCCGGTTGGGCGACATCGCCGTGATGGGGCTGGGGCTGGCCGTCTTCGCGCTGGTGTTCCTGCGCCGGGGCAACGTCAGCGCGGTGGGCGTGAGCGACGCCGAGGCGCAGTTGCGGCAGGGCCTTCAGGATTCCATCGTGCGGCCCCGCTTCAAGGAACTGGCCGGGCATCCGCTCGCCATCGTGGGCCTGAGTGGCGCGTTGCCGGGGTACTTCAGCCCGCTGCTGATTCTGGGCGGCGTGGTGGGGCAGGCCAGCATCCTGAACACCTTCTCGCACTTCCACACGCCGCTGCTGATCAGCGCCGCCCGCTGCTTTATCGGCCTGGGCGCAGGGCTGCTGCTGGGATTGATCGCCATTCCGGTCGTGAAGTACCTGCTGCGGCTGTGGCAGACCTGGGGCGCGAGAGGGGCCAGCCGCCAGGCGCCAGCAACCAGCGGGGAGAGCCGGGCGTGA
- the udk gene encoding uridine kinase, whose product MTSPFVIGVAGGSGSGKTTVTRRVIETVGAGSVAVLNQDNYYRAQDDIPFEARLTTNYDHPAAFDWVLLREHLGALLAGVPIEMPEYDFTHHTRSAQTSRVLPAPVVVLEGFFALYDEEVRERMHLKVFVDADADVRFIRRLLRDTQERGRTPESVISQYLEFVRPMHLSFVEPTKRYADVIIPHGGMNEPALDMLAARIRTTI is encoded by the coding sequence GTGACCTCTCCCTTCGTGATTGGCGTCGCGGGCGGCTCGGGCAGCGGCAAGACCACCGTGACCCGGCGGGTGATCGAGACGGTGGGCGCGGGCAGCGTGGCTGTCCTGAACCAGGACAACTATTACCGCGCCCAGGACGACATCCCCTTTGAGGCGCGGCTGACGACCAATTACGACCACCCGGCGGCCTTTGATTGGGTGCTGCTGCGCGAGCATCTGGGGGCGCTGCTGGCCGGGGTGCCCATCGAGATGCCCGAGTACGATTTCACCCACCACACCCGCTCGGCCCAGACCAGCCGGGTGCTGCCCGCGCCTGTGGTCGTGCTGGAGGGTTTTTTCGCCCTGTACGACGAGGAAGTGCGGGAGCGGATGCACCTCAAGGTCTTCGTGGACGCCGACGCCGACGTGCGCTTTATCCGCCGCTTGCTGCGCGACACCCAGGAGCGCGGGCGCACCCCCGAGAGCGTGATCTCTCAGTATCTGGAGTTCGTGCGGCCCATGCACCTGAGCTTCGTGGAACCCACCAAGAGATACGCCGACGTGATTATTCCGCACGGCGGCATGAACGAGCCCGCGCTGGACATGCTCGCGGCGCGGATTCGCACGACGATTTAA
- a CDS encoding Glu/Leu/Phe/Val dehydrogenase family protein → MQIFDEMQARGHEALTLLHHAPSGLKAALAVHSTVLGPAIAGVRLRPLDETEALRGALALSESLTLKAALAGLNYGGGACVLMLPEQGVDDPHAREALFRALGRQVRPLESRVVLTEDIGVTPTDIAFVAQETPATLGVNTDTSSVTGYGVYRGMKAAARHALGSESMRGVRVAILGVGAVGRTLAGHLHREGARLTLADTRPERAQALAEALDGVSVVSAQELFDVPCDIFSPCGYGHSIRSADVPRLQCRLIAGGEHHPLSRQGEAAVREAGIVYMPDFAINAAGLIAAATTLTPEQAAERVYATVSRIATAAEQYGKPPHLIARRMAERRIDLIGSLGAGAGAGVYGRSA, encoded by the coding sequence ATGCAGATATTTGACGAGATGCAGGCGCGGGGCCACGAGGCGCTGACGCTGCTTCACCATGCGCCCAGCGGCCTGAAAGCGGCGCTGGCGGTTCATTCCACGGTGCTGGGTCCGGCCATCGCCGGGGTGCGGCTGCGGCCCCTTGACGAGACCGAGGCGCTGCGCGGAGCACTGGCCCTCTCCGAGAGCCTGACCCTCAAGGCGGCGCTGGCGGGGCTGAACTACGGCGGCGGCGCGTGCGTGCTGATGTTGCCCGAACAGGGCGTGGACGACCCGCACGCCCGCGAGGCGCTGTTCCGGGCGCTGGGGCGGCAGGTGCGGCCGCTGGAGTCGCGGGTGGTGCTCACCGAGGACATCGGCGTGACGCCCACCGACATCGCCTTTGTCGCCCAGGAGACGCCCGCCACCCTGGGCGTGAACACCGACACCAGCAGCGTGACGGGTTACGGCGTGTACCGGGGCATGAAGGCCGCCGCCCGGCACGCCCTGGGCTCCGAGAGCATGCGCGGGGTGCGGGTGGCGATCCTGGGGGTGGGGGCGGTGGGCCGCACGCTCGCCGGGCACCTCCACCGCGAGGGTGCCCGCCTGACCCTGGCCGACACCCGCCCCGAGCGGGCGCAGGCGCTCGCCGAGGCCCTCGACGGGGTGAGCGTGGTGTCCGCCCAGGAGCTGTTCGACGTGCCCTGCGACATCTTCTCGCCGTGCGGCTACGGGCACTCCATTCGCAGCGCGGACGTGCCGCGCTTGCAATGCCGCCTGATCGCGGGCGGCGAACACCACCCCCTCTCCCGCCAGGGCGAGGCCGCCGTGCGGGAGGCCGGAATCGTGTACATGCCCGACTTTGCCATCAATGCCGCCGGACTGATCGCCGCCGCGACCACCCTGACGCCCGAGCAGGCCGCCGAGCGGGTGTACGCGACCGTCTCGCGCATCGCCACCGCCGCCGAGCAGTACGGCAAGCCGCCCCATCTGATCGCCCGCCGCATGGCCGAGCGCCGCATCGACCTGATCGGCAGCCTGGGCGCCGGGGCGGGCGCCGGGGTGTACGGGAGGAGCGCGTGA
- a CDS encoding E3 binding domain-containing protein, which yields MERIAPLAKILAEANGIEWQHLDGSGEGGMIVEQDILNYLTRIMSGEEEPPATPVDAPPPEWTGTELPPGGGLLAPGMPSMDMLSSAGVDSDLAALVGQPAPVSPMPAPEASLPEVSLEDEAMEFELEDEPETVAPAPEPAPFAAASEPVDVTPVTPAIPMPSFSGPVPTPAAASEPVTPEPAAPAAAAAATGGVMGGLGGLLSRLYQKPSQDPAPVTPAPPELQPTAPAFTPAPVSPFSAPVAEAAPAEPTPVAPTFTPTPQPEATPEPEAIPAPLPEVAAPEVVEELAAEPLAEPAPLPTAPVQPEPTEIEPTAQPEAQPELQPVPTLIPAAPVREAVWFGPYLRRDGNVAPTLELCRQLAGALGQDVPLALLVARAAQRHAEMLELGTVGVYRVGGEQARPVQSGSLREALAALDGDFAGTPDLLVTDAGALDLDELHLPHALTLSVGRVQDGRTALTLNGPVDPAQGARFLASVAATLEEPIILVI from the coding sequence ATGGAACGGATTGCTCCGCTCGCCAAGATTCTGGCGGAAGCGAACGGCATCGAGTGGCAGCACCTGGATGGCAGCGGCGAAGGCGGCATGATCGTCGAGCAGGACATCCTGAATTACCTCACCCGCATCATGAGCGGGGAGGAAGAACCGCCCGCCACACCCGTCGATGCCCCCCCGCCCGAGTGGACGGGCACCGAACTGCCCCCCGGCGGCGGCCTCCTGGCCCCCGGCATGCCCAGCATGGACATGCTCAGCAGCGCGGGCGTGGATTCGGACCTCGCCGCCCTCGTGGGCCAGCCCGCCCCTGTGTCCCCTATGCCCGCCCCCGAGGCGAGCCTGCCCGAGGTCAGCCTGGAAGACGAGGCGATGGAATTCGAGCTGGAAGACGAGCCGGAGACCGTGGCCCCCGCGCCCGAGCCTGCCCCCTTCGCGGCGGCGAGCGAACCCGTGGACGTGACGCCCGTCACCCCGGCCATTCCCATGCCGAGCTTCAGCGGGCCGGTACCCACCCCGGCGGCGGCCAGCGAACCCGTCACCCCGGAACCTGCCGCCCCCGCCGCGGCGGCTGCCGCGACCGGCGGCGTGATGGGCGGTCTGGGAGGCCTGCTCTCGCGCCTGTACCAGAAGCCCAGCCAGGATCCGGCCCCCGTCACCCCCGCGCCGCCCGAGCTCCAGCCGACGGCCCCCGCCTTCACGCCCGCGCCCGTCTCGCCCTTCTCGGCACCCGTGGCCGAGGCCGCTCCGGCCGAACCGACCCCGGTTGCCCCCACCTTCACCCCGACGCCCCAGCCCGAGGCCACCCCCGAGCCTGAGGCTATCCCCGCCCCCCTGCCGGAGGTCGCCGCTCCCGAGGTGGTCGAGGAGCTCGCCGCCGAGCCGCTGGCAGAACCCGCTCCTCTGCCCACGGCGCCCGTGCAGCCTGAGCCGACCGAGATCGAGCCCACCGCGCAGCCCGAAGCCCAGCCCGAGCTTCAGCCTGTACCCACACTTATCCCCGCCGCGCCCGTCCGCGAGGCCGTGTGGTTCGGTCCCTACCTGCGCCGGGACGGGAATGTGGCCCCCACCCTGGAGCTGTGCCGCCAGCTTGCCGGGGCGCTGGGGCAGGACGTGCCGCTCGCGCTGCTCGTGGCCCGCGCCGCGCAGCGCCACGCCGAGATGCTGGAGCTGGGCACCGTCGGCGTCTACCGGGTGGGCGGCGAGCAGGCCCGCCCCGTGCAATCGGGCAGCCTGCGCGAGGCCCTCGCCGCGCTCGACGGCGACTTCGCTGGAACGCCCGACCTCCTCGTGACCGACGCCGGGGCGCTGGACCTCGACGAGCTGCACCTGCCGCACGCCCTCACCCTCAGCGTGGGCCGCGTGCAGGACGGCCGCACCGCCCTGACCCTCAACGGGCCGGTGGACCCCGCTCAGGGCGCCCGCTTCCTGGCAAGCGTGGCAGCCACGCTGGAGGAGCCGATCATCTTGGTGATCTGA